A window of Bacillota bacterium genomic DNA:
AGCTCAGGGGCCAGCTGGGACGTGAGGAAGATGGCGGTGGGACCGTCTGCCCCCCCGATTATCCCGATGGATCCGGCCTCGGCTGGGGTGAAACCCAGCCACAGAGCCCCCAGGAAGGTAGTGAATATCCCCAGCTGGGCGGCGGCCCCGAGGAGAAATGTCTTGGGGTTTGCTATCAGGGGGCCGAAGTCCGTCATGGCCCCTATGCCCAGGAAGATGAGGGGGGGATAGATCCCCTTCTTCACACCCAGGTACAACAAGCCCAGCAGCCCTTCATCCTCCATAAGGCCTGTGAGGGGAAGGTTCGCCAGGAGCATGCCCGCCCCAATGGGCAGGAGCAGCAACGGCTCGTATCTTCTCTTGATGGCCAGGTACAGCAGGATACCCGAGACTGCCAGCATGATTACCTGTTTGGCGTCTATGGCAAAGAAGCCCGAAGACGTTATGAAGTCCGCAAGATCCCGCAGCACGCTATGCCTCCCGGGCTATGACAGCCATGATGTCCCCGGTATTCACGCTCTGTCCCTTGGCTACCCTTATGGCTGTCACCGTGCCGGTAACCGGGGCAGGGATTTCGTTCTCCATCTTCATTGCCTCCAGCACCACCACGGCCTTGCCCATCTCCACCCTGTCCCCTTCGTTCACCTTGATGTCCAAGATCACGCCGGGCATGGGCGATGCGAGTTCCACCGCCCCCACCGCGCTGGCCGGGGCTGGCTTGGGGCGCTCTGCCTTGGATTCGGACTTGGGGACCGGCCCAAAGCCCGGCTGTAAAGGGCTCACATCAGAACCGTCTTGGATCTCCTCCACCTCTACCTCATACTCTTCGCCGTTCACTCGCACCCTGAACTTCCTCATCCCTAACCCTTCCTTTCGACAGCTGACAGCCTGGCGTTCATTATGTCTAGGCGGCCCTGCGCCGCCCACTGCGGGCATGGCCGGGACACCCGGGTGATCCTGATGACCCGGGCCGGAGTCTCCATGCACTGGGCTACAGCTGCGGCTATCGCCGCCACCAGGGCATCATCCCTTCTCTCCTCCCCGGGCATAACCTCAGCGGGCTGGGGTTTACCACCAGCCTGGTCTTGCTTGGGCTCCCTGGGCCGGCGGATCACTCTCCCCAGGAACACTATGGAGAGATACAGGATGATGAGGACGGCGAACACCACCGCCATACCCAGAAGACCCACCTTCAGTCCCTGGTAGGTACTACTGTTCAAGCCCATCGCCCCCTTCGGTTACGCCGGGAAGTTGCCGTGCTTCTTGGGATGCCTGGCCTCGCGCTTGGATGCTATGGACTCCAGGGCCCGGAAGAGCTGGGGCCTGGTCTCGGCCGGATGAATGATGGTATCCACGAAACCCCGGGACGCAGCAACGTAGGGATTGGCGAACACCTCCCGGTACTCCTGGATCTTGGCCTGCCTCACGCCCTCTGGGTCCTTGGCCTCGGCCATCTCGTTCTTGTAGATGATGTTGGCGGCACCCTCAGAGCCCATCACCGCGATCTCAGCAGTGGGCCACGCCAGGACCCTGTCGGCCCCTAGCGATCGGCTGCACATGGCTATGTACGCGCCCCCGTAGGCCTTCCTCACCACCAAGGTTATCTTGGGCACCGACGCCTCGGCATAGGCGTAGAGGAGCTTGGCGCCATGCCGGATTATGCCGCCGTGCTCTTGCTCGGTCCCGGGCAGGTATCCTGGGGTATCCACCAGGGTTACCAGGGGCACGTTGAAGGCATCACAGAACCGGGCGAACCTCGCCGCCTTGTCCGCGGAATCAATATCAAGGCAACCCGCGAGGATGCGAGGCTGGTTCGCTATGATGCCCACGGAATAGCCCCCGAGGTGCCCGAAGCCCACCACAATATTGGCGGCAAAGTGGCGGTGAACCTCGAAGAATTCCCCGTTATCCAGGAATCCTTCAATCACCCTCCTCATGTCATAGGGTTTGGTGGGATCTGGCGGGACCACTTGGGCCAGTTCAGGGTTCGTCCGGGCAGGGTCATCACCGTTTCCCAGGTAGGGCGGGTCCTCCAGGTTGTTGGAGGGAATGAACCCTAGCAGCCTGCGGGCCTCTGAGATGCACTCCTCCTCGGTTACGGCCATGAAGTGCGCCACCCCCGAGGATGCGGCATGGGTATGGGCCCCGGCGAGTTCCTCCCAGTCCACAGTCTTGCCTTCCACAGCCTCCAGTACCTGCCGGGCCCTGGTGAAGAGACGGCTTGTGCCAGCCACCATGAAAACGAAGTCAGTCATGGGAGGCAGGAAGGCTGCCCCTCCCGCCGCGGTGCCCAGGACCAGCGATAGCTGTGGGATCACCCCTGACGCCATGGCATGCCGCAGGAACAGGGAGCCGTAGCCCGTTAGGCAGTCCAGGTTTTCACTGAGCCTTGCCCCTCCGGAATCCAGGAGCGCCACCAGGGGGGCCCCCGCCTTCATGGCAAGGTCCGCCACCTTGCATATCTTCTCCGCATGCATCTCTCCAAGGGCTCCGCCCATGACCGTCCGGTCCTGGGCATAGGCGTAGACCACCCGCCCGCCAACCTGGCCGTGGCCACAAATCACGCCGTCACCCGGTACATTCATGCCGTTTGTGCGGCTGGTTGTGAACAGGTCTATCTCGCTGAAGGTCCCCGGGTCAAAAAGCAGGGCCAATCGCTGCCGGGCAGCCAGTACACCTAAAGGCAACCCTCCCTGGCCATGGGCCATGGCCACCTCCTCCCGGGCCAGCAAGTCGCGGATCTTCTTTTCTGTCTCCTTCAAGAGTCCCACCCCAATCCCGGTTGTGCCCTACTCCAGTGCGGCACCGGCTACCACGACCTGTCCGGCCGGTACTGGCCAAAGGCCCCTCGAAGAACACCGCATATCTCCCCCAGGGAGGCATAGGCCTTTACCGCCTCCAGGAACAGGGGAAGGAGGTTCTCCCGAGAGGAAGCCGCCTTCTTTATGGCATCCAGGCACTCCTGGACACGGCCTTCGTTCCTTCTCGCCTTAAGAGCCGCGAGCCTCGCAGCCTGGAGCCTCGCAGCCTCTTCATCCACCTGAAGCAACATCTCGCAGGAATCCTCTTGGACGGTAAAGGCGTTAACCCCTACCACAACCCTTTCCCCGGATTCAACCTCTCTCTGGTAACAGTAGGCGCTGTCCTGGATTTCGCGCTGCATGTACCCGGCCTCGATGGCGGCCACTGCGCCACCCATATCCTCAATGCGATCCATGTAGGCCGCGGCCTCCGACTCCAGGCGGTCCGTGAGGGATTCTACGTAGTAGCTGCCACCCAGGGGATCGGCACAGCCGGCAACGCCTGACTCGTGGGCTATGATCTGCTGGGTCCTCAGGGCAATGGCCACGGATTCCTCGGTCGGAAGCGAGAGCGCCTCATCCCGTGAGTTGGTATGCAGGGACTGGGTGCCCCCCAGCACCGCCGCCAGGGCCTGCAGGGTCACCCGGACCACGTTGTTGTTCACCTGCTGGGCAGTGAGGGTTGAGCCCGCTGTCTGGGTGTGGAATCTCATCATCCAGGACTTGGGGTCCTTTGCCCTAAATCGTTCTCTCATGATCCTGGCCCAGAGGCGCCTGGCCGCCCTGAACTTGGCCACTTCCTCCAGAAAGTCCAGGTGAGAGTTGAAGAAGAAAGAAAGCCTTGGGCCAAAACCGTCTACGTCAAGACCGCTGGCCAGGGCCGCCCTTACGTACTCCACCCCGTTGGCCAACGTGAAGGCGATTTCCTGTGCCGCCGTGGCTCCGGCCTCCCTGATGTGATACCCGCTGATGGATATCGTGTTCCACTCGGGAAGGTGCCGGGAACAGTACTGGAACGTGTCGGTGATGAGTCTCATGGACGGTTTCGGCGGGAAGATGTAGTTACCCCTGGCCACATACTCCTTGAGTATGTCGTTCTGTATGGTTCCCTGCAGGCTGTTGACATCCACCCCCTGCTTTTGGGCCAGGGCCACGTACATGCACAGGAGGATCGCCGCAGGAGCGTTTATCGTCATGGAAGTGGACACCCGGTCCAGGGGTATCCCCTCAAAGAGCCTCTCCATGTCCGCCAGGGTATCTATGGCCACTCCCACTCTCCCTACTTCCCCCTCGGCCATGGGGTGGTTGGAATCGTACCCCATCTGGGTGGGGAGGTCGAAGGCCACGCTGAGACCGGTCTGGCCTTGCTCCAGAAGAAAACGGAAGCGCCGGTTGGTCTCCTCGGGCGTGCCATACCCCGCGTATTGTCTCATGGTCCAGAAACGGCCCCTGTACATGCTGGGGTGCACGCCGCGGGTGAAGGGATAATCCCCAGGGAATCCCAGGTCAAGCAGGTAGTCCTTCCCGCTGAGGTCCAAGGGGGTGTACACTGCATTAACCGAGAGTCCCGACGGGGTTTTAAACTGCCCCTTTCTCTCCGGGTGCCGGGAGATCGTCTGGGCTCTCCTGGCCTCCCAGCGCTCAAAGGCCTCCCGAAGGCGATCCATCCAATCACCCCTCCCTAGATGACACTCCCCTTAGATTCTATCCAGGTCTCTGAGTTCCTTCAGAGCTTAGCCACAAACAGGGGGAAGGGCCCCCCCTCCCCACGGAGGGCGGGCCCACCCCGGGTGCTATCACTCAGCCGAGCCAGCCTCTGATCTTCATGGCCCCGGCCACCCTGTTCACAGCCACCAGGTAGGCGGCGTCTCTCATCTTCACACTCTTCTTCTTTTGCATGTCGTAGACAGCCTCGAAGGAGGATACCATCATCTGCTCCAGGCGCTCGTTGACCTCTTTTTCCGTCCAGTAGAAGCTGTAGAGGTTCTGTACCCACTCGAAGTAGGAGACGGTTACGCCTCCGGCGTTAGCGAGGACATCAGGGATGACGAACACGCCGTTACGGGCCATTATAACATCGGCCTCGGGG
This region includes:
- a CDS encoding OadG family protein — its product is MNSSTYQGLKVGLLGMAVVFAVLIILYLSIVFLGRVIRRPREPKQDQAGGKPQPAEVMPGEERRDDALVAAIAAAVAQCMETPARVIRITRVSRPCPQWAAQGRLDIMNARLSAVERKG
- a CDS encoding carboxyl transferase domain-containing protein, whose translation is MKETEKKIRDLLAREEVAMAHGQGGLPLGVLAARQRLALLFDPGTFSEIDLFTTSRTNGMNVPGDGVICGHGQVGGRVVYAYAQDRTVMGGALGEMHAEKICKVADLAMKAGAPLVALLDSGGARLSENLDCLTGYGSLFLRHAMASGVIPQLSLVLGTAAGGAAFLPPMTDFVFMVAGTSRLFTRARQVLEAVEGKTVDWEELAGAHTHAASSGVAHFMAVTEEECISEARRLLGFIPSNNLEDPPYLGNGDDPARTNPELAQVVPPDPTKPYDMRRVIEGFLDNGEFFEVHRHFAANIVVGFGHLGGYSVGIIANQPRILAGCLDIDSADKAARFARFCDAFNVPLVTLVDTPGYLPGTEQEHGGIIRHGAKLLYAYAEASVPKITLVVRKAYGGAYIAMCSRSLGADRVLAWPTAEIAVMGSEGAANIIYKNEMAEAKDPEGVRQAKIQEYREVFANPYVAASRGFVDTIIHPAETRPQLFRALESIASKREARHPKKHGNFPA
- a CDS encoding biotin/lipoyl-containing protein is translated as MRKFRVRVNGEEYEVEVEEIQDGSDVSPLQPGFGPVPKSESKAERPKPAPASAVGAVELASPMPGVILDIKVNEGDRVEMGKAVVVLEAMKMENEIPAPVTGTVTAIRVAKGQSVNTGDIMAVIAREA
- a CDS encoding methylmalonyl-CoA mutase family protein; the encoded protein is MDRLREAFERWEARRAQTISRHPERKGQFKTPSGLSVNAVYTPLDLSGKDYLLDLGFPGDYPFTRGVHPSMYRGRFWTMRQYAGYGTPEETNRRFRFLLEQGQTGLSVAFDLPTQMGYDSNHPMAEGEVGRVGVAIDTLADMERLFEGIPLDRVSTSMTINAPAAILLCMYVALAQKQGVDVNSLQGTIQNDILKEYVARGNYIFPPKPSMRLITDTFQYCSRHLPEWNTISISGYHIREAGATAAQEIAFTLANGVEYVRAALASGLDVDGFGPRLSFFFNSHLDFLEEVAKFRAARRLWARIMRERFRAKDPKSWMMRFHTQTAGSTLTAQQVNNNVVRVTLQALAAVLGGTQSLHTNSRDEALSLPTEESVAIALRTQQIIAHESGVAGCADPLGGSYYVESLTDRLESEAAAYMDRIEDMGGAVAAIEAGYMQREIQDSAYCYQREVESGERVVVGVNAFTVQEDSCEMLLQVDEEAARLQAARLAALKARRNEGRVQECLDAIKKAASSRENLLPLFLEAVKAYASLGEICGVLRGAFGQYRPDRSW